AGATTGCAGCACCGGTGAACATTTGGGAGAAGATTTTGGACTTTAGGACCACTACCGCAACAGGAGACTGGACTCTGGAGAGGAGGCCCGTGCAGTTAATATAATAATACTACTAAGTACTAGGAGTAATACGTTTGGAGGTCTCACGTGGTTGGATTTTTCTTCTCTAatgcttctctttcttttctctccttttcatGGTTTGACGACCTCTGAAATCCGTAGTCTGCACTCTGCACTGCCCGCTGGGTGGGCTGGGATGCCCTTTTGATCCTGATCACAGTCCCACGGCATTCTGACACCACTTGTCCTGATGCTTTGCAGCACACCAACGGTGGATAATTTAGATGGTTAGCCTCCTTAATTTGGCTGAATTAGTGCTCATGCATAGTGGTGTGCATTGCAATCATGTGAGAGTTGAATTGAATTGTTCATAAGTTTCGAGTTTTTCTTAATCGAACTCTCGAGTTTGAATTTAATACGTGACATTTGAAAGTTTACATTTATATTCAATtgaatttaattaaatttgattgAGTTCAATTAAACTAAATTAAATTGAGATTGAGTATGATATAATGATTTGATTTTTAAGAAGTCAATAAGCATGAACTCGAGTTCAAATATTTTAACTTGAGTACCATTCGAGAATTGAACCCTACTTATAAATAATGCTACATACTAGAATAGTGCGTTACTCTGAatcgacacgatttgattatatccTTGCTTGTAGTGTATGCTACCTGTGATCCATAATCACTCGGCTAAAGTGATTAAAAAGTTTAACTCAACTTTTACCTTCCAATTTTTATGTGGAATGAGTGGTACATTGGTATGAACTGTAAATGTTCATTCTTTACTTGATTGGTCAGATTATGTTGATTAAGGTCACATTTTCCCTACAGGCAGATAacaccaaccaaaaaaaaagagcgtTTCTCTGGAATATGTCAagattctgaattagctttgtTTTGAAACAGATAGAATagttgaattttgttttttactgctttttttttttttggttcaattgGACAAGTTTGTATGCATGGCGTTTATATCAAGAGAATTTGAAGAACATTATTACCattcaaatttttgtaaaattttccTGAAAAAAATAGCCATTCAAAATTGGTTATTTTTGGTTCAACATGACTAATAAATACGAGTTTCGTTATTCTCTATGCTCtaaaaatacacaataagcacAGCAAAAGGAGGGATACATCTGCTTATCAACAAACTTATTGGCTCAGAtaaataccacaagaaaatccaaaaaaataatttaggaGGCTTGTCTTGTCTTTAGAAGTCATCCAAGCGATTTGTCACGGTCTACAGTTCTATTTTCCACTGTCTGAAAGCGATTTAAGCTCCTATCTTTTCAGGaggagggaaaaaaacaaaaaagaaagcgATTTAAGCGAATCATGATTTTTTACGTATTGTATGGAGATTGGAGGCATATTCCACTAGAATAGACCATTTCTGAAGAAAATCATATGTGAAAaatataagatttttttttttctgctagACATACAGATCGATAAACTGTCAAACAAGGGAGGAGACAAGTAAACGTATTCATGTATCGTGTTCTTCGCTGTGCAACGATGTAATTCACGCACAGATGCTATGCGTCTTGGTCTCATTCGAGCCAAGATGGATTTAGTAACCCTCATTTGATTATCAAGAAAGGGATGGATGCACAGAAGCAAGGTGGAGCAGTTTctacgcaaaaaaaaaaaaaagaaagaacagaagaagaagaagaagaagaagaggaattgTAGCAGTCGATGGTGTTCATTATTCCATTGGGCCAACCGGCTTTCTGGTAGGGATGGTCCTGAAAGTTGATGATTAAGATTGGCCGAAAGAAAAAGATATAAAGCTCAGGTTATTGCATGCACATCGTATATAAGATTATGagtgaaactcataaaaatttgttctataattattttgtaTTTAAAACAAGTTACATTCTGAAGAAATGAATATACATTttatgaaattgaaaaaaaaactgGTAAAAATGGTTGGCATGACAATTATTTGTACCCCAAGTCCGAGCCAATTGGACCTATCTCGAGTCCCGAGAAAGCATTattagggatttttttttttatatttagcAACACATTTTTGATAAATTATCACTATAGTGTGTAACAACTTTTACTCATGTATAAACTTATAGCCACGTACCTatgccaagaaaacaaaatattttttttttccatttaggATTTCTTGTAAAACTTATTGCCATTATCCTTGTACATGTTCCAAGTACTCCAATGTTTCATGTCTTGCTCTATAAAACAATGTAAAATTTTCCTCCAATTCCATCATAACTGCTCATGAAACTGATCATCAGTGGTCTTGTTTTAGGACACAGGAGTGGCAACAAAGCTCCTTCTCACCTTCTTCTTCAACTGGTTCAAAGCTTCTCCATCCATTTCCATTTACTGATGTATCAAAAACATGGACCTCAGTTCTAGTTCTTGAGTTTTCCCCTGGTACCTTATAGCCTGCCAAGAAATACAAATAAGTCCCTATTGGAGCCATGGTCAAAAACAGCCTTTGCAATGGTGACCAATCAGTTTCTGTACAAATTGGAGCAGACAAATTGTCCAAACTCGATCCACGAACAATAACCCACATATTCAATTTCCCATCATAAAATTCAAGATGACCTTTCCATGCATTCAAACAGTCACCCGAGCTAAAAAGCCTTTCATTGACTGCTACAATTTGATTTGGTGGGATGTCCAATTTCCACATCATTGCCTTGTAATCCCATTTCTCTAGTTGGCAATCAAAAACCTCAGCTGAACTTCTTTCCATGATATATGGTCCAGGGCTACCGTTGTCCCCTTTTTCAGCAAACCCTCCAACAATAAGGATTTTCTCTAGCCATGTTACACCTGCACATTTGTACCTCAACGTGCTCATGTCAGGCAAAGATTTCCATTCATCGAGGACCGGATCATAAAGCTCGGCTGATGAAATCCCTTTAGCACTGCCAATCGTTGTCTGTCC
The DNA window shown above is from Coffea arabica cultivar ET-39 chromosome 5e, Coffea Arabica ET-39 HiFi, whole genome shotgun sequence and carries:
- the LOC113687564 gene encoding F-box/kelch-repeat protein At1g16250-like, which gives rise to MGSISRLSRESQQNLLNNYRVYASFCGKDPTSVTNISNWIECYNPSNNSWHRVTSIPGLMQNQVLKGFSMVSIGDMLYIIGGRLCLKETTSDFSNITDEIDMKVLPTVLKYDARRDLWLECAQMIMPRFDFACTVCKNKIFVAGGQTTIGSAKGISSAELYDPVLDEWKSLPDMSTLRYKCAGVTWLEKILIVGGFAEKGDNGSPGPYIMERSSAEVFDCQLEKWDYKAMMWKLDIPPNQIVAVNERLFSSGDCLNAWKGHLEFYDGKLNMWVIVRGSSLDNLSAPICTETDWSPLQRLFLTMAPIGTYLYFLAGYKVPGENSRTRTEVHVFDTSVNGNGWRSFEPVEEEGEKELCCHSCVLKQDH